The following is a genomic window from Dermatophilaceae bacterium Soc4.6.
GAAGGACCAGCAGCTCGTGCCCAGCCCCAACGGGAGCAACTGATGGCGACGACCACGATCCCCACGCTCGAGTACTCCACCGGTGAGCGGGTCGCGGCCCGCCCGCGACTGCTGCCGGGTCAGACGGTCGTCAAGTGGATCACGACGACCGACCACAAGATCATCGGCAACCTCTACTTCATCGCGTCGTTCATCTGGTTCCTCATCGGCGGTGTGCTCGCGCTGCTCATCCGCACCGAGCTCGCAGCCCCCGGCCTGCAGGTCGTCGACAACCCCGAGCAGTACAACCAGCTGTTCACGATGCACGGCACGATCATGCTGCTGCTCTTCGCGACGCCTCTCTTCGCCGGGTTCGCCAACGCGTTCATGCCGCTGCAGATCGGTGCGCCCGACGTCGCGTTCCCGCGGCTGAACATGTTCGCCTTCTGGCTGTATGCGTTCGGTGGCCTCATCGCCGGCGCCGGCTTCCTCACCCCGCAGGGGGCGGCATCCTTCGGCTGGTTCGCCTACGCGCCGCTCTCGGACAACACCTACAGCCCCGGTGTCGGTGGCGACCTGTGGGTCTTCGGCCTGGCCCTCGGTGGCTTCGGCACGATCCTCGGCGCGGTCAACTTCATCACGACCATCATCTGCATGCGGGCCCCCGGGATGACGATGTTCCGGATGCCGATCTTCACCTGGACGGTCCTCGTGACCTCGATCCTCGTGCTGATCGCCTTCCCCGTGCTGGCCGCCGCGCTCTTCGGCCTCGGTGCCGACCGACGCTTCGGAGCCCACATCTTCGACGCCGAGTCCGGGGGAGCGATGCTGTGGCAGCACCTCTTCTGGTTCTTCGGCCACCCAGAGGTCTACATCATCGCGCTGCCGTTCTTCGGCATCATCTCCGAGGTCCTGCCCGTCTTCTCGCGTAAGCCGATCTTCGGCTACAAGACGCTGGTCTTCGCGACCATCGCCATCGCCGCCCTCTCGATCTCGGTCTGGGCCCACCACATGTATGCGACGGGGCAGGTGCTGCTGCCCTTCTTCGCGATCATGACGATGTTGATCGCGGTGCCTACCGGCGTGAAGTTCTTCAACTGGATCGGCACCATGTGGGGCGGGTCCCTGACCTTCGAGACCCCGATGATCTGGGCGATCGGCTTCATCGTCACCTTCCTCTTCGGCGGCCTGACCGGTGTCATCCTCTCGAGCCCGGCCCTTGACTTCCACCTGTCCGACACCTACTTCGTGGTCGCGCACTTCCACTACACCGTGTTCGGCACCGTCGTCTTCGCGATGTTCTCGGGCTTCTACTTCTGGTGGCCCAAGCTCACCGGGCGGATGCTCGACGAGAAGCTCGGCAAGCTCCACTTCTGGATGCTGTTCGTCGGCTTCCACACCACCTTCCTGATTCAGCACCTGCTGGGGATCCAGGGCATGACCCGTCGGTATGCCGACTACATGCCGGCCGAGGGCTTCCAGACGGCGAACATCATCTCCACCGTCGGTGCCTTCCTCCTTGGCGCGTCCACGCTCCCGTTCCTCTACAACGTCTGGAAGACGTGGCGCTACGCGCCCCTCGTCGAGACCGACGACCCGTGGGGCTACGGCGGCTCGCTCGAGTGGGCGACGTCCTGCCCGCCGCCGCGGCACAACTTCGACTCGATCCCGCGGATCCGCTCGGAGCGTCCCGCCTTCGACCTGCACCACCCGGACGCCGCGCCCCCGGACGGTCCGGCGCCCGACGCGGGAACCCTGGTCGGGGTGATGGGGTCGGCTGACCTCGGCGAGGAGCGGGTAAACCGATGAAGGTCGAATACAAGCTCTTCCTCTACCTCGGCATCTTCTTCGCCCCCCTCGGTCCGATCTACTACCTGTGGGAGAAGTCCTACGGCGGTGACGACCTGGTCGGGTTCATCGCGCTGATGCTCACCGCGCTGCTGGCGCTGCTCGTGGCCTTCTACCTGCGGGTGACGGCGCGCCAGTTCACCGACCGTCCGGAAGACAACCCCAGGGCCCTGATCTCGGAGCAGGAGGGTGACTACGGGTTCTTCACCCCGTACTCGTGGTGGCCGCTGTGGCTGGGGGCCTCGGCAGCCATCGTCTTCGCCGGTCTCGCCATCGGGTGGTGGCTGTTCATCATCGGCGTCTCCTTCGGTGTCGTGGCCATCTGCGGGTGGACCTTCGAGCACTTCAAGGGTGAGTACGCCAACTGATCCGACCTCGACCTCGTCGAACCCGAGACGCCCGCCCCTGGTCACCAGGCGGCGGGCGTCCGGGTTCTGCGTCGGGTCCTCCAGGGACGCTCGGTCAGCTCCGTCTGCGAGGACACAGGCTCAGCCCCAGCCGAGCTCGTGCAGACGCTCGTCGTCGACGCCGAAGTGGTGGGCCACCTCGTGCACCACGGTCACGGCGATCTCGTCGAGCAGCTCCTCCCGGTCTCGGCAGAGGCGTTGCAGCGGGCCCTGGTAGATGGTGATGCGATCAGGCAGCGAGCCGGCGTCCCACCAGCCGTCGCGCTCGGTGAGGGGAACGCCTTCATACAGACCGAGCAGGTCGGGCTCCTCGTGCGGGGGCTCGCCCTGCACGATGACGGCGACGTTGGTCATGAAGGCGGCCAGCTCGTCGGGGATCAGGCGCAGGGCATCGGAGACGGCCGCCT
Proteins encoded in this region:
- the ctaD gene encoding cytochrome c oxidase subunit I; amino-acid sequence: MATTTIPTLEYSTGERVAARPRLLPGQTVVKWITTTDHKIIGNLYFIASFIWFLIGGVLALLIRTELAAPGLQVVDNPEQYNQLFTMHGTIMLLLFATPLFAGFANAFMPLQIGAPDVAFPRLNMFAFWLYAFGGLIAGAGFLTPQGAASFGWFAYAPLSDNTYSPGVGGDLWVFGLALGGFGTILGAVNFITTIICMRAPGMTMFRMPIFTWTVLVTSILVLIAFPVLAAALFGLGADRRFGAHIFDAESGGAMLWQHLFWFFGHPEVYIIALPFFGIISEVLPVFSRKPIFGYKTLVFATIAIAALSISVWAHHMYATGQVLLPFFAIMTMLIAVPTGVKFFNWIGTMWGGSLTFETPMIWAIGFIVTFLFGGLTGVILSSPALDFHLSDTYFVVAHFHYTVFGTVVFAMFSGFYFWWPKLTGRMLDEKLGKLHFWMLFVGFHTTFLIQHLLGIQGMTRRYADYMPAEGFQTANIISTVGAFLLGASTLPFLYNVWKTWRYAPLVETDDPWGYGGSLEWATSCPPPRHNFDSIPRIRSERPAFDLHHPDAAPPDGPAPDAGTLVGVMGSADLGEERVNR
- a CDS encoding cytochrome c oxidase subunit 4 — protein: MKVEYKLFLYLGIFFAPLGPIYYLWEKSYGGDDLVGFIALMLTALLALLVAFYLRVTARQFTDRPEDNPRALISEQEGDYGFFTPYSWWPLWLGASAAIVFAGLAIGWWLFIIGVSFGVVAICGWTFEHFKGEYAN
- a CDS encoding metallopeptidase family protein; amino-acid sequence: MSDDDFEAAVSDALRLIPDELAAFMTNVAVIVQGEPPHEEPDLLGLYEGVPLTERDGWWDAGSLPDRITIYQGPLQRLCRDREELLDEIAVTVVHEVAHHFGVDDERLHELGWG